A section of the Desulfotignum phosphitoxidans DSM 13687 genome encodes:
- a CDS encoding FRG domain-containing protein, which translates to MQLSRKEIDDLPTVLFILDKIAQSEEKLRNDKRWRLLLSDMGAEDKFEIRLESANGPYVLHPTSSTVNIFFRGQTDYHSECLPTIYRKEKNQPRDELEIFIDRLRSIEFELLLKTHPFVKSIYERGLLIQGKEQPVPIKVDYLGLAQHYELKTDLMDFTNDKWVAAFFATCSKVKGEYVPVKNGGYGVIYSYTVLPEPFDQSVQPAQKYTEKFTAIGLQPFPRPGEQKGFALKLEPGQELNTLQGVTQHFFRHNYKAAEVIYNRMNQGKSLFPEDKLINMAKKLKNSKKISKTALRKAFKRYPVAGSDEQELEQKCRDKGLVFVDTPVVSFSRNDEHLFWNQWDNGAKQKFLSQLVFRRVYYGNKC; encoded by the coding sequence ATGCAATTAAGCCGGAAAGAAATCGACGACTTACCCACTGTATTGTTCATTCTGGATAAGATAGCCCAGAGCGAGGAAAAGCTTAGAAACGATAAACGCTGGCGCCTTCTCTTGAGCGATATGGGAGCAGAGGATAAGTTTGAGATCAGGCTGGAGTCGGCAAACGGACCTTATGTTTTGCACCCCACCTCTTCAACAGTGAATATCTTTTTTCGGGGTCAGACAGACTATCATTCTGAGTGTCTGCCAACAATCTATAGAAAGGAAAAGAATCAGCCAAGGGATGAATTGGAAATATTCATTGACCGGTTACGTTCAATAGAATTTGAATTACTGCTTAAGACTCACCCCTTTGTGAAATCAATATATGAGCGGGGCTTGCTGATACAAGGAAAGGAGCAACCAGTACCCATTAAGGTTGACTACCTGGGGCTGGCCCAACACTATGAGCTCAAGACGGACTTGATGGATTTTACAAATGATAAATGGGTGGCAGCCTTTTTTGCCACCTGCAGTAAGGTAAAAGGGGAATATGTCCCTGTAAAAAACGGGGGCTACGGGGTGATTTACAGCTACACAGTGCTGCCGGAGCCTTTTGATCAAAGCGTACAACCTGCCCAAAAGTATACCGAAAAATTTACAGCTATTGGCTTGCAGCCCTTTCCCAGGCCGGGAGAACAAAAAGGTTTTGCCTTAAAGCTCGAACCTGGTCAGGAGCTGAATACCCTGCAGGGGGTAACGCAACATTTTTTCAGGCACAATTACAAGGCAGCTGAAGTTATCTATAACCGCATGAACCAGGGCAAGAGCTTGTTCCCTGAGGATAAACTCATAAACATGGCCAAAAAGCTCAAAAACAGCAAAAAAATAAGCAAGACTGCCTTGCGCAAAGCCTTCAAAAGATATCCTGTCGCCGGCTCAGATGAACAGGAACTTGAGCAAAAATGTCGGGACAAGGGGCTTGTCTTTGTTGATACCCCGGTGGTTTCCTTTTCCAGGAATGATGAGCATTTGTTTTGGAATCAATGGGACAATGGTGCAAAGCAGAAATTTCTATCGCAATTGGTTTTTAGGCGGGTGTATTATGGAAACAAATGTTAA
- a CDS encoding glycosyltransferase family 2 protein gives MNDTQFSGNYCNKHQHQIDHRISRVSQVFIVIPVHNRAAFVERSVKSVLNQTYPFWKLVIVDDHSTDNSMDIIRDLAANDPRITCKTNSEFTHSAAGARKSGLLEMKGDFIAFLDSDDVWPNYHLAEFVNFLERKSQIDVIFGDLQRRNLDGSVVTSSKFKCENGLPKELISEEIEDYIVLKHRNVLKVALDKRFTIGLQSALFRRRVFEHLELRDEIKIGEDFVFTLEMITVGFKLAASRNIHIFYTIHNDNISGCNASGNKAKSIKISENEIRLYQQWIPRFIELSSKERRILKSCVSRIYVWNLANAIYRESGDRSAAMRCILKGIFFSPLNLRYWKSLFGTLIKG, from the coding sequence TTGAATGATACTCAATTCTCTGGGAATTATTGCAATAAGCATCAGCATCAGATAGATCATAGAATCAGCCGCGTGTCTCAAGTATTTATTGTGATACCTGTTCATAATCGGGCTGCATTTGTCGAACGTTCTGTCAAATCAGTGTTAAATCAAACTTATCCTTTCTGGAAACTTGTTATTGTTGATGATCATTCAACTGATAACAGCATGGATATTATTCGTGATCTGGCAGCAAATGACCCTCGCATTACCTGTAAAACAAACAGTGAATTTACTCACAGTGCTGCGGGTGCAAGAAAGAGTGGGTTATTGGAAATGAAGGGAGATTTTATTGCATTTTTAGACTCTGACGATGTCTGGCCGAATTATCACTTGGCTGAATTTGTAAATTTTCTTGAAAGAAAATCACAAATCGACGTTATTTTCGGCGATTTGCAACGGCGTAACTTGGATGGAAGTGTGGTTACTTCATCCAAGTTCAAATGTGAAAACGGTCTTCCGAAAGAATTGATTTCTGAAGAGATAGAAGACTATATCGTACTTAAACACAGGAATGTTTTAAAGGTTGCTTTAGATAAAAGATTTACTATCGGACTTCAATCGGCCCTTTTCAGACGACGAGTCTTTGAACATCTTGAATTACGAGATGAGATTAAAATCGGAGAGGATTTTGTGTTTACTTTGGAGATGATTACCGTTGGTTTTAAACTTGCCGCATCTCGTAATATTCATATCTTCTATACGATTCATAATGACAATATCAGTGGCTGCAACGCATCGGGAAATAAAGCTAAAAGTATTAAAATTTCAGAAAATGAGATCCGCCTATATCAGCAATGGATTCCTCGGTTCATTGAACTTTCATCTAAAGAAAGAAGAATTTTAAAATCGTGTGTGTCCAGAATCTATGTCTGGAACCTTGCAAATGCAATATATCGTGAATCAGGAGATCGGTCAGCTGCTATGCGATGTATTCTGAAAGGTATATTCTTTTCACCGTTGAACCTGAGATATTGGAAAAGTTTATTTGGCACTCTGATAAAAGGTTAA
- a CDS encoding sulfotransferase: protein MNKDIRYLYLHSVEHSGSTLIACILGAHPEISTVGEFSIDFPKKGLCACGKKYDHCKFWENWSRKTREHGLDFNIGNLGINLQPEHNKDKLEDLFYYNFPIKKIDMAVNFFFRSSRYNKVVQKKLSRYLALSRILCEIEDTGIFLDTSKNPYQIKFLAQQPDVNLRVISLIRNGRAVMNSLVEREKYSPEQAVAVWKWGNRNIEIIKKNFLKEDNFLQIRLEDLCDNPEKYKKVLFEFCGVTDYSIIDYANFPHRHIVGNSMRHKFDGTIKKHDDSWKRKLSKSHLKLFNSECGKLNESYGYR, encoded by the coding sequence ATGAATAAAGATATCAGATATTTATATCTCCATTCTGTTGAACACAGCGGTTCCACGTTAATTGCATGCATTCTTGGTGCCCACCCGGAAATATCAACTGTAGGTGAATTCTCAATCGATTTTCCCAAAAAAGGATTGTGCGCCTGTGGTAAAAAGTACGATCACTGCAAATTTTGGGAAAATTGGTCCAGAAAAACCCGGGAACATGGATTGGATTTTAATATTGGAAATTTGGGAATCAATCTCCAGCCTGAACATAATAAAGATAAGCTGGAGGATCTTTTTTATTACAATTTTCCCATTAAAAAAATCGATATGGCAGTGAATTTCTTTTTCAGATCATCCCGGTATAACAAGGTCGTCCAGAAAAAACTTTCAAGATATTTAGCTCTTTCCAGGATATTATGTGAAATAGAAGACACAGGTATCTTTCTTGATACAAGTAAAAATCCATATCAGATAAAATTCCTTGCACAGCAACCAGACGTAAACTTAAGGGTCATTTCTCTGATAAGGAATGGCAGAGCAGTAATGAACTCTCTTGTAGAGCGTGAAAAATATTCACCAGAACAGGCGGTGGCTGTATGGAAATGGGGAAACAGAAATATTGAAATAATAAAAAAGAATTTTTTAAAAGAAGATAATTTTTTACAGATACGCCTGGAAGATCTGTGTGATAATCCCGAAAAATATAAAAAAGTCTTATTTGAATTTTGCGGGGTGACCGATTATTCAATAATAGACTATGCAAATTTTCCCCACAGACATATCGTGGGAAATTCCATGCGGCATAAATTTGATGGAACAATTAAAAAGCATGATGATTCCTGGAAACGAAAATTATCAAAATCTCATCTGAAATTATTTAATTCCGAATGTGGAAAATTAAATGAATCCTATGGGTACCGTTAG
- a CDS encoding O-antigen ligase family protein — protein MGKLILFAAILGTGLQTLRNPFIGAMAYYCLAIWGPQYIWWWNFEGLRVSFIVAVTTIAALCIAVFRQGLDFDLLFTRINFCVFILWISYVISYFFAPYGGLLGEVPYLTFIHFSKIIFFYFAAVLLVADIQKQKYFSYIIIVAMIHLTWWANYQYLSQNWQAFNMGRLMGPTVPVGGSIYSDENAFAMFFVTAVPFLFYWGLHLANRIPRYAIWAVIPLGWHAIFLTGSRGGLVGLAASLFAGVIFSKNRYLLIFILIPMFLLAFYFQGGDLLKIRTETIVDYEGETSAETRLEAWHAALDMLYAHPATGVGIACFVRAMADFSDKQPRATHSVPLQFAAEVGILGLAAYCLIVWFVLWQGFKNNRLLSIHGSQFDDNELATLHYLNESSVVSFFGLSVCSLFLSLNYYEVFYFLLIINGYINYYIQKKLLVNYR, from the coding sequence ATGGGAAAGCTGATACTGTTTGCAGCCATACTGGGCACGGGCTTGCAGACATTGCGAAATCCATTTATCGGTGCCATGGCGTATTATTGCCTGGCCATATGGGGCCCCCAATATATCTGGTGGTGGAATTTTGAAGGATTGCGGGTATCTTTTATTGTTGCTGTTACAACCATTGCCGCTCTTTGCATTGCTGTTTTCCGGCAGGGCCTGGATTTTGACCTGTTGTTCACCCGAATTAATTTTTGTGTGTTCATCCTGTGGATATCATATGTAATTTCCTATTTTTTCGCCCCATATGGCGGTTTACTGGGCGAGGTGCCTTATCTGACATTCATCCATTTTTCCAAAATTATTTTTTTCTATTTTGCTGCGGTATTGCTTGTGGCTGATATCCAGAAACAAAAGTATTTCTCTTATATTATAATTGTGGCCATGATCCATTTGACCTGGTGGGCCAATTATCAATACCTTTCCCAGAACTGGCAGGCGTTCAATATGGGACGTCTCATGGGACCGACGGTGCCGGTGGGCGGGTCCATCTACAGTGATGAAAATGCCTTTGCCATGTTTTTTGTCACCGCCGTGCCGTTTTTGTTTTACTGGGGGTTGCATCTGGCAAACCGGATACCCCGATATGCAATATGGGCCGTGATCCCTTTGGGCTGGCATGCCATTTTTCTTACAGGTTCCAGAGGCGGGCTGGTGGGACTGGCTGCCAGTCTGTTCGCAGGGGTGATATTTTCAAAAAATCGATATTTGTTGATATTTATATTGATACCCATGTTTTTGCTGGCATTTTATTTTCAAGGCGGAGACCTGCTTAAAATCAGAACAGAAACCATTGTTGACTACGAAGGCGAAACATCGGCTGAAACCCGTCTGGAAGCTTGGCATGCTGCTCTGGATATGCTTTATGCCCATCCGGCAACAGGGGTGGGCATCGCCTGTTTTGTCCGGGCCATGGCTGATTTCAGCGATAAACAGCCCCGTGCCACCCACAGCGTGCCGTTGCAATTTGCCGCAGAGGTTGGCATATTGGGCTTGGCTGCCTATTGTTTGATTGTCTGGTTTGTTTTGTGGCAGGGATTTAAAAACAACCGTCTGTTGTCAATTCATGGATCACAATTTGACGATAATGAACTGGCAACGCTTCATTATTTAAACGAGTCCAGTGTGGTTTCATTTTTCGGCTTAAGTGTGTGTTCGCTTTTTTTATCACTTAATTATTATGAAGTGTTTTATTTTCTTTTGATTATCAACGGCTATATTAATTATTATATTCAGAAAAAATTATTGGTAAATTACCGTTAA
- a CDS encoding tetratricopeptide repeat protein: MNLSSIYNNSGRFWESIECCHKAQAIIKKQKQREIEAKAASNLANSYLNLSDYSQALKHVQRAIGLYKKQTNNLLLSEEYLTLGQILLRKGQWSQAVKAVSKALLLSRQSQNKQREGRALIRLGYIFRADPQIFLEGGYLHLAIDHFRQAERYFREIEYKPGLIEAIYERANTYLSLGMVDKSKELINRIQSMIPEESPWRFFLLRLKYCISNREEQFEQAIDYARKLHRFYAQAEDKKGQAESLEMLGSSYYNLSNMQEAEKYGQKALEMSKAIGDKLIEGQSQDLLNAIDSIGKLNQASSADSG; the protein is encoded by the coding sequence TTGAATCTTTCATCGATATACAATAATAGCGGCAGGTTTTGGGAAAGTATAGAATGTTGCCATAAGGCACAGGCAATAATCAAAAAGCAAAAGCAACGGGAGATAGAGGCTAAGGCAGCCAGCAATCTTGCAAATAGCTACTTGAATTTAAGTGATTATTCCCAGGCTCTAAAACATGTTCAAAGGGCAATTGGACTTTATAAAAAGCAAACAAACAACCTGCTGCTGAGTGAGGAATATTTGACGCTGGGACAAATCCTGCTCAGAAAAGGGCAGTGGTCACAGGCTGTTAAGGCAGTTAGCAAAGCCCTCCTGCTTAGCAGGCAAAGCCAGAACAAGCAAAGGGAAGGCAGGGCCCTGATTCGTCTTGGCTACATTTTCAGGGCTGATCCTCAAATTTTCCTGGAAGGCGGTTATTTGCATCTGGCCATAGATCATTTTCGGCAGGCTGAGAGGTATTTCAGGGAAATTGAATATAAGCCGGGGCTTATAGAAGCCATATATGAAAGGGCCAACACTTATTTGTCTTTGGGTATGGTGGATAAGTCCAAAGAACTTATCAATCGCATTCAGTCCATGATTCCCGAGGAAAGCCCTTGGCGTTTTTTTCTGCTCAGACTCAAATATTGCATAAGCAACCGGGAAGAGCAGTTTGAACAGGCCATCGATTATGCCCGGAAGCTCCATCGCTTTTATGCCCAGGCCGAGGACAAAAAAGGTCAGGCTGAAAGTCTGGAGATGCTTGGTTCCAGCTATTATAATCTCTCAAACATGCAGGAAGCTGAGAAATATGGACAGAAAGCACTGGAGATGTCAAAAGCGATTGGAGATAAGTTGATTGAAGGGCAAAGTCAGGATCTTCTTAATGCGATAGATTCAATAGGTAAGTTAAATCAAGCCAGTAGCGCCGATAGCGGTTAG